The Curtobacterium poinsettiae DNA segment GGCGACGGCGGAGGCGAACGGGGTGGGCGACCGGGTGACCGTGGTGCAGACCGACGCGGGGGACGAGCTCGGGAGCGGTTCCGCCCAGCTGGTGCTGTGCAACCCGCCCTTCCACGCCGACACGACGGTGACCACCGACGCTGCCGAAGCCATGTTCCGGAACGCGGCCACGATCCTCCAGGCCGGCGGGGAACTGTGGTGCGTCTGGAACTCCCACCTGCGGTACCGACCCGTGCTGGAACGACTCGTGGGTCCGACGCGACAGGTCGTGCGGACCGCGAAGTTCACCGTCACGGCGTCGGTCGCGACCTCCCGGTGACGACGAGAGCCGCCCGGGGTGACCCCGGGCGGCTCTCGTCGTGTGGCGCGGTGCCGGGACCGATCAGGCCGGCACGTAGTCGAACGTGTCGGGGTCCGGACCGGTGCGGTGGCCCTTGTCGAGGCCCGAGATGTCGGTCATGTCCTCGTCGGAGAGCTCGAAGTCGAAGATCGCGAAGTTCTCCTCGACCCGGGCACGGGTGACCGACTTCGGGAACACGATGTCGCCGCGCTGGATGTGCCAGCGGAGGACGACCTGTGCCGGGGACTTGCCGACCGAGCCCGCGATGCGGGTGATCGTCTCGTCGTCCAGGACCAGGCCCTGCGCGATCGGGGACCATGCCTCGGTGGCGATGCCGAGTTCGCGGTTGACGGCGCGGAGCTCGTCCTGCACGAGGTACGGGTGCACCTCGATCTGGTTCACCGACGGCGGGACGTCGGTCTCGGCACGCAGGCGGTGCAGGTGGTGCGCCTGGAAGTTGGAGACGCCGATCGAGCGGGCGGTGCCGTCGTGGTACAGCGCTTCGAGGGCCTTCCACGTCGGGACGAAGTCCGAGACGGTGGGGAGCGGCCAGTGGATGAGGAACAGGTCGGTGTAGCCGCCGAGCAGGTCGGCCG contains these protein-coding regions:
- a CDS encoding aldo/keto reductase, yielding MTVPNITLNDGKTIPQLGFGVFQIDPSETKAATLAALEVGYRHIDTAEMYGNEKEVGEAIAESGIDRSEIFVTSKLNNGFHAPEAALENGKKSADLLGGYTDLFLIHWPLPTVSDFVPTWKALEALYHDGTARSIGVSNFQAHHLHRLRAETDVPPSVNQIEVHPYLVQDELRAVNRELGIATEAWSPIAQGLVLDDETITRIAGSVGKSPAQVVLRWHIQRGDIVFPKSVTRARVEENFAIFDFELSDEDMTDISGLDKGHRTGPDPDTFDYVPA